Proteins encoded within one genomic window of Rhinoderma darwinii isolate aRhiDar2 chromosome 5, aRhiDar2.hap1, whole genome shotgun sequence:
- the LOC142651696 gene encoding serpin B3-like, producing the protein MDASSKAVFSFSYDLLKEILKTEKNKNIFYSPVSISIVLEMVMRGSDGNTKSQMEKVLHVPKPCSSATKDSEEGLQPDIKELLSNQTGKKYELKIVNGLFGEKTFTVLDQYVKRIKNEFNADLQTVDFQHNAEAERKKINEWIKSITNGKIIDLYAKGSLDASSVLALVNAIYFKGQWAKKFHPENTKEGTFHMTKNEKKTIQMMSMSGKFKFAALTEIKCKVLHLPYEEDISMIILLPDEIDGVNELLSKATPDLLTSWVQTKNLRETEIDMKIPKFKMEASYQLLSMLKKLGMTDLFQTNADLSGISKTKGLVVSSVAHKAFIEVNEEGTEAAAATGVGISVTSLPVRVPFIADHPFIFYLVKKSNSLVLFQGALFSP; encoded by the exons ATGGATGCCTCTAGTAAAGCAGTTTTCAGCTTCTCGTATGACCTATTGAAAGAAATCctgaaaactgaaaaaaacaaaaacatattttactCACCCGTGAGCATTTCTATAGTGTTGGAGATGGTTATGAGAGGATCAGATGGAAATACTAAGTCCCAAATGGAAAAG GTCCTTCATGTTCCAAAACCTTGTTCAAGCGCAACAAAG GACAGTGAAGAAGGACTCCAACCAGACATTAAGGAACTTCTGTCAAACCAGACAGGCAAAAAGTATGAACTCAAGATCGTGAATGGACTTTTTGGAGAAAAGACGTTTACAGTTCTAGAT CAATATGTAAAGCGTATAAAAAATGAGTTCAATGCAGATCTCCAGACTGTTGACTTCCAGCATAATGCAGAAgcagaaagaaagaaaataaatgaatggATAAAATCTATAACAAATG GTAAAATTATTGACTTGTATGCTAAAGGATCACTTGATGCATCATCCGTTTTGGCCTTGGTAAATGCAATTTACTTTAAGGGGCAGTGGGCAAAAAAGTTCCATCCAGAAAATACAAAAGAAGGAACTTTCCACATGACTAAG AATGAAAAGAAGACGATTCAGATGATGTCTATGAGTGGAAAGTTCAAATTTGCTGCCCTAACAGAGATAAAATGCAAGGTTCTACATCTTCCATATGAAGAAGACATCAGTATGATCATACTGTTGCCTGATGAAATTGATGGAGTAAATGAG ctCCTGTCAAAGGCGACGCCTGACTTACTGACCAGCTGGGTGCAAACAAAAAACTTACGAGAGACAGAGATTGATATGAAGATCCCTAAATTCAAGATGGAAGCAAGCTATCAGCTTCTGTCAATGCTAAAGAAATTGGGAATGACTGATCTGTTCCAAACAAATGCTGATTTATCCGGAATATCTAAAACAAAGGGTTTAGTTGTGTCAAGTGTAGCCCACAAAGCGTTTATAGAGGTGAATGAAGAGGGTACTGAGGCAGCTGCTGCCACCGGAGTTGGAATAAGTGTTACTAGTTTACCTGTACGGGTACCATTCATTGCAGATCATCCCTTCATCTTTTACTTAGTAAAGAAATCAAATTCGCTTGTCTTATTTCAAGGAGCACTTTTCTCTCCATGA